The following coding sequences are from one Planifilum fulgidum window:
- a CDS encoding DUF3147 family protein, giving the protein MLYTLTKAIASALIILLVTWFGKKSPVLGGWIAALPLVSLLSAFWLSLEQPKSREIADFLTGVLWGLIPTAFLLLIIVICLRHHVSFHWSLLFGIGLWGVITWFFRVLQS; this is encoded by the coding sequence ATGCTCTACACCTTGACCAAAGCGATCGCCTCCGCCCTGATCATCCTGCTCGTCACCTGGTTCGGCAAAAAATCCCCCGTGCTCGGGGGATGGATCGCGGCGCTCCCGCTGGTGAGTTTGCTGTCGGCTTTCTGGCTGTCCCTGGAACAGCCAAAATCCCGGGAAATCGCCGATTTTTTAACCGGGGTGTTGTGGGGATTGATTCCCACGGCCTTTCTCTTACTGATCATCGTGATTTGTCTGAGACATCATGTTTCGTTCCATTGGTCCCTGTTGTTCGGCATCGGTTTGTGGGGGGTCATCACCTGGTTCTTTCGGGTTCTCCAAAGCTGA
- a CDS encoding MarR family winged helix-turn-helix transcriptional regulator → MDARELSQLFSSIYYHCHPHFTVPLSHSSVRALHCIAMNPGTTVRAVAEHLGCAHNTASEILRRLEDKKLIFRKRRRDDERVVELNLTPSGRKVLEEHTGLDIAKLERLLTRIPKEEKDVIFQGFSLLLRRLKEEAPECSTP, encoded by the coding sequence ATGGATGCAAGGGAACTTTCCCAACTGTTTTCTTCCATTTATTATCACTGCCACCCGCATTTCACCGTGCCGCTCTCCCACTCTTCGGTCCGGGCCCTCCACTGCATCGCCATGAATCCCGGAACAACCGTCCGGGCGGTGGCGGAACATCTGGGGTGTGCCCACAACACCGCTTCCGAAATCCTGCGCCGCCTGGAGGATAAAAAACTGATCTTTCGGAAACGGAGAAGGGACGACGAGCGGGTCGTGGAGCTCAACCTTACCCCTTCAGGCCGGAAAGTCCTGGAGGAACACACGGGACTGGACATTGCGAAATTGGAGCGCCTTCTCACCCGCATTCCGAAGGAGGAAAAAGACGTCATTTTTCAAGGGTTTTCGCTTCTTCTCAGGCGATTGAAGGAGGAGGCGCCGGAATGCTCTACACCTTGA
- the purD gene encoding phosphoribosylamine--glycine ligase, which yields MRVLVIGSGGREHALVWKLRQSPRVSRVYAAPGNGGMAEGAECLPFSATAVDELVRFAEDEGIDLTVVGPEAPLMAGLVDRFEERGLKVFGPRRKAALIEGSKRFAKELMARHGIPTARFRAFNDAEEAKRYVRAQGAPVVVKADGLAAGKGVVVARTVEEAEEAIRQAMEERVFGAAGEEVVIEECLFGQEMSLMAFVDGETVRPMEPAQDHKPVFDGDRGPNTGGMGAYSPVPQIPREVVRRAVDKILKPTARALAEEGILYRGVLYAGLMITPEGPKVIEFNARFGDPEAQVILPRLESDLVEILLATAEGRLAEVEIRWREEAAVCVVMASEGYPGCYRTGLPVTGLPEPAADRIVFHAGTRREGDRIVTAGGRVLGVTALGSDIAEARNKAYDAVEAIRFEGAHFRRDIAARALKG from the coding sequence ATGCGCGTCCTGGTGATCGGAAGCGGCGGACGGGAACATGCGCTGGTGTGGAAACTCCGGCAGAGCCCCCGGGTTTCCCGGGTGTACGCCGCCCCGGGCAACGGGGGGATGGCGGAAGGGGCGGAGTGCCTGCCCTTTTCGGCGACGGCGGTGGATGAGCTGGTGCGCTTTGCGGAGGACGAGGGGATCGACCTGACGGTGGTCGGCCCCGAGGCGCCGCTGATGGCCGGCTTGGTCGACCGGTTTGAGGAGCGGGGACTGAAGGTGTTCGGACCGCGCCGGAAAGCGGCGCTCATCGAGGGGAGCAAGCGGTTTGCCAAGGAGCTGATGGCCCGGCACGGCATTCCGACCGCCCGTTTCCGCGCCTTCAACGATGCGGAGGAGGCCAAGCGCTACGTTCGGGCGCAGGGGGCACCCGTCGTGGTGAAGGCGGACGGATTGGCGGCGGGGAAAGGCGTGGTGGTGGCCCGCACCGTCGAGGAGGCCGAGGAGGCGATCCGGCAGGCGATGGAGGAGCGGGTATTCGGTGCGGCGGGCGAGGAAGTGGTGATCGAGGAATGCCTTTTCGGACAGGAGATGTCCCTGATGGCCTTCGTCGACGGGGAGACGGTCCGCCCGATGGAGCCGGCCCAGGATCACAAGCCCGTGTTCGATGGAGACCGCGGTCCCAACACGGGCGGCATGGGGGCCTACTCGCCGGTCCCGCAGATTCCCCGGGAGGTGGTCCGCCGGGCGGTGGACAAGATCCTGAAGCCGACGGCCCGGGCGCTGGCGGAGGAGGGGATTCTTTACCGCGGCGTGCTGTATGCGGGGCTGATGATCACGCCGGAGGGGCCCAAGGTGATCGAGTTTAACGCCCGCTTCGGCGATCCGGAGGCCCAGGTGATTCTTCCCCGGCTGGAGTCGGACCTGGTGGAAATCCTCCTGGCCACGGCGGAGGGTCGGCTGGCGGAGGTGGAGATCCGCTGGAGGGAGGAGGCCGCCGTCTGCGTGGTGATGGCCTCCGAAGGGTATCCGGGTTGTTATCGCACCGGGCTGCCCGTCACCGGATTGCCGGAGCCCGCCGCCGACCGGATCGTCTTCCACGCCGGCACCCGGCGGGAAGGGGACCGGATCGTCACCGCCGGCGGCCGGGTGCTCGGCGTGACCGCCCTTGGCTCCGACATCGCGGAGGCCCGGAACAAAGCCTACGACGCGGTGGAGGCCATTCGCTTTGAAGGGGCCCACTTCCGCCGGGACATCGCCGCCCGGGCGCTGAAGGGGTAG
- the purM gene encoding phosphoribosylformylglycinamidine cyclo-ligase, which produces MSEAYRAAGVDIDAGNEAVRRIKEHVRRTRRREVIGDIGGFGGLFALKSFDQPVLVSATDGVGTKLKIAFALDRHDTIGIDCVAMCVNDVVVQGAEPLFFLDYLATGKLVPEQAEAVVKGVADGCVEAGCALIGGETAEMPDMYAPGEYDIAGFCVGVAERERLLTGTSIRPGDVLLGLSSSGLHSNGFSLARKVLLSGGPDRLGEKLPEEGCTLGEELLRPTRIYVKTFLSLLRRFDVKGGAHITGGGLVENVPRMLPEGCRAVIDRGSWPVPPIFRRIAREGGIGDEDMFRTFNMGIGMVLCLPAGQAEEAKARAESLGERAWIIGRVTEGSRGVAWTGREDRR; this is translated from the coding sequence ATGAGCGAAGCGTATCGCGCGGCCGGAGTGGACATCGACGCCGGCAACGAGGCGGTTCGGCGGATCAAAGAACATGTCCGGCGCACCCGCCGCCGAGAGGTGATCGGCGACATCGGCGGTTTCGGCGGACTTTTCGCCCTGAAATCCTTCGATCAGCCCGTGCTGGTTTCCGCCACGGACGGGGTGGGGACCAAGCTGAAAATCGCCTTTGCCCTGGACCGCCACGACACCATCGGCATCGACTGCGTCGCCATGTGCGTCAACGACGTTGTGGTGCAGGGGGCGGAGCCCCTGTTTTTTCTCGATTATCTGGCCACCGGAAAGCTGGTTCCCGAACAGGCGGAAGCGGTGGTCAAGGGGGTGGCCGACGGATGCGTGGAGGCGGGCTGCGCCCTGATCGGCGGGGAGACGGCGGAAATGCCGGACATGTACGCCCCCGGTGAATACGACATCGCCGGCTTTTGCGTCGGCGTCGCGGAACGGGAACGCCTGCTCACGGGAACGTCCATCCGTCCCGGGGACGTTTTGCTCGGCCTCTCCTCCAGCGGATTGCACAGCAACGGGTTTTCCCTGGCGCGGAAGGTGTTGTTAAGCGGCGGCCCGGATCGGCTGGGGGAAAAACTCCCCGAGGAGGGTTGCACCCTGGGGGAGGAGCTGCTTAGGCCGACGCGGATTTATGTGAAAACGTTTCTCTCCCTGCTCAGGCGCTTCGACGTGAAGGGGGGCGCCCACATCACCGGCGGCGGCCTCGTCGAAAACGTCCCCCGGATGTTGCCGGAAGGGTGCCGGGCCGTCATCGACCGGGGCAGCTGGCCGGTTCCGCCCATTTTTCGGCGGATCGCCCGGGAAGGGGGCATCGGCGACGAGGACATGTTCCGCACCTTCAACATGGGGATCGGCATGGTCCTCTGCCTGCCGGCGGGCCAGGCGGAGGAGGCCAAAGCCCGGGCCGAGTCGCTGGGGGAGCGGGCCTGGATCATCGGCCGGGTGACGGAAGGAAGCCGCGGGGTCGCCTGGACCGGAAGGGAGGACCGTCGATGA
- the purH gene encoding bifunctional phosphoribosylaminoimidazolecarboxamide formyltransferase/IMP cyclohydrolase → MLTIRRALISVSDKTGVVSLARELAARGIEIVSTGGTARLLKESGVPVTGVSDVTGFPEILDGRVKTLHPKIHAGLLARQDEEEHRRQLREHGIQPFELVVISLYPFRETAGRPGVSFEEVIENIDIGGPAMIRAAAKNHRHVTVLVDPEDYGVVLSQIRERGSVDDETRLRLAAKAFRHTAAYDALIAQYLSGRAKEAFPEKLTVTFDKVRDLRYGENPHQKAAFYRDPFAGPGRIATAEKLHGKELSYNNIQDAGAAWEAVREFAEPAAVVVKHTNPCGVGLGSSLPEAFRKAHEADPVSIFGGIVALNRPVDRETAEQLKGIFLEIVLAPDFTPEALEVLKQKKNLRLLRMAGEGEEAGTEGAPWRFTAADGGLLMQEADRKGLDRAECRVVTRRAPSEGEWKELLFAWKVVKHVKSNAIVLAKDQRTVGIGAGQMNRVGAAEIAIRQAGDRARGAVLASDAFFPMKDTVEAAARAGIAAIIQPGGSIRDEESIAEADRHGIAMVFTGIRHFKH, encoded by the coding sequence ATGCTTACCATCCGACGCGCATTGATCAGTGTGTCCGACAAGACCGGAGTCGTCTCGTTGGCCCGGGAGTTGGCCGCAAGGGGCATCGAGATCGTCTCCACGGGCGGAACCGCCCGGCTGCTGAAGGAATCCGGCGTTCCGGTCACCGGCGTTTCCGACGTGACCGGTTTTCCGGAGATCCTGGACGGGAGGGTGAAAACCCTGCATCCGAAGATCCACGCCGGGCTCTTGGCCCGTCAGGATGAGGAGGAGCACCGCCGACAGCTCCGGGAGCACGGGATCCAACCCTTCGAGCTGGTGGTGATCTCCCTCTACCCCTTCCGGGAGACGGCGGGGCGGCCGGGGGTGTCCTTTGAGGAAGTGATCGAAAACATCGACATCGGCGGTCCGGCGATGATCCGGGCGGCGGCCAAGAACCACCGCCATGTGACGGTGTTGGTGGACCCGGAAGATTACGGGGTCGTGCTTTCCCAGATCCGGGAGCGGGGGAGCGTGGATGATGAAACCCGCCTTCGCCTGGCGGCCAAGGCGTTTCGCCACACGGCGGCCTACGACGCCCTGATCGCCCAATATCTCAGCGGACGGGCGAAAGAAGCGTTTCCGGAAAAGCTGACGGTCACCTTCGACAAGGTCCGGGATCTTCGATACGGGGAAAATCCGCACCAGAAGGCCGCCTTTTACCGGGATCCCTTCGCGGGGCCGGGGCGGATCGCCACCGCCGAAAAGCTGCACGGCAAAGAGCTTTCCTACAACAACATTCAGGATGCCGGCGCCGCCTGGGAGGCGGTCCGGGAGTTTGCGGAGCCGGCGGCGGTGGTGGTGAAACACACCAACCCCTGCGGGGTGGGGTTGGGCTCCTCCCTGCCGGAGGCCTTCCGGAAAGCCCATGAGGCGGACCCGGTTTCCATCTTCGGGGGCATCGTCGCCCTGAACCGGCCCGTCGACCGGGAGACGGCCGAGCAACTGAAAGGCATCTTCCTGGAGATCGTCCTCGCCCCCGATTTCACCCCGGAGGCGCTGGAGGTGCTCAAGCAGAAGAAAAATCTGCGCCTGCTCCGGATGGCGGGGGAAGGAGAGGAAGCCGGGACGGAGGGGGCCCCTTGGCGCTTCACGGCGGCGGATGGGGGCCTGTTGATGCAGGAGGCGGACCGGAAGGGTCTGGACCGCGCCGAATGCCGGGTCGTCACCCGGCGGGCCCCCTCGGAGGGGGAGTGGAAGGAGCTCCTCTTCGCCTGGAAGGTGGTCAAGCACGTCAAGTCCAACGCCATCGTCCTGGCCAAGGATCAGCGGACCGTCGGGATCGGCGCCGGACAGATGAACCGGGTGGGCGCGGCGGAGATCGCCATCCGGCAGGCCGGCGATCGAGCCCGGGGAGCGGTCCTCGCCTCCGACGCCTTTTTCCCGATGAAGGATACGGTGGAGGCGGCGGCCCGGGCCGGGATTGCGGCCATCATCCAGCCCGGGGGATCGATCCGGGATGAGGAGTCGATTGCCGAAGCGGATCGGCACGGGATCGCCATGGTGTTCACGGGGATCCGCCATTTCAAACATTGA
- the purN gene encoding phosphoribosylglycinamide formyltransferase codes for MSIAVFASGSGSNFQALVEASRAEDWPEPIRLLVCDRPGARVLERAEKLGVPSLLVDPKEFSSKADYEAEILARLRREGIRRLVLAGYMRLIGPTLLDAYRWRIVNIHPSLLPAFPGKDAVGQALDYGVKWTGVTVHFVDEGMDTGPIIAQEPVRVDEGDDRASLTRKIQAVEHRLYPSVILDWISGRIKEPAGR; via the coding sequence ATGAGCATCGCCGTGTTTGCCTCCGGGAGCGGGAGCAATTTTCAGGCCCTGGTGGAGGCTTCCCGCGCCGAGGACTGGCCGGAGCCGATTCGACTCCTCGTCTGCGACCGCCCGGGGGCGCGGGTGCTGGAGCGGGCCGAGAAGTTGGGCGTTCCTTCCCTTCTGGTCGACCCGAAGGAATTTTCCTCCAAGGCCGACTACGAGGCGGAAATTCTGGCCCGCCTCCGGCGGGAGGGGATTCGGCGACTGGTGCTGGCGGGATACATGCGGCTGATCGGACCGACCCTTCTGGACGCCTACCGGTGGCGAATCGTCAACATCCATCCCTCCCTTTTGCCGGCCTTTCCGGGGAAGGATGCCGTCGGGCAAGCGCTGGATTACGGCGTGAAATGGACCGGGGTCACCGTTCATTTCGTCGACGAGGGGATGGACACCGGGCCGATCATCGCCCAGGAGCCGGTCCGCGTCGACGAGGGGGACGACCGCGCATCGCTCACCCGCAAGATCCAGGCGGTGGAGCACCGGCTTTATCCATCGGTGATCCTCGACTGGATCAGCGGCCGGATCAAGGAGCCCGCCGGCAGATGA